ttaaaaatatttattttgtgaacacatttgtatacacacacacacacacacacacatacaaaacacaacTGTATCACACAgcgcgtgtgtggaggtcagatagacaactttcaggagtgagTTCATTCCCTCcgtgtggatgctgaggatcaaaATCAGGTGTCAAGCTTGGTggcctttacccacggagccatctaaGACTGTCTTTCTTCCCTTACATCGTGGTTTAAGATTTTAATAACTGTAAGGCAGAGGATTCGTTGGTCAAGAAGTTCTGATCATCCTGACCAgaaccctcagaagccagaacaaTGCAAatgttcctttttctccctttggCATTAGGTAAAAAGGCTGACTCCTTGGAGCACTGCCAGAGTTCCTGACACGCACACTGCCAGGGACGAATGCACTGGGGCTGTGACTACACCAGAGTTGTACTCCTCCGAGTGGGGTTCAGGGGTCAAAAAGGGATTTCCTTTAAGTGACAGTTTATCCACCTTGGGCAGCTCATCTGGCCTAGGTTTCCTATCCAGCCTGTTGTGACTGAGATCAAGTACGCTGAGCACGGCTGGCAGTCCCTTCGGCACCTGCTCCAGTTCAGTGAAAGACAGATTGAGCGAGTTTAGCTTGCTAGGCCAGTCACATCCGGGAGCGCCTGCAGTATCCCGCAGTGAATTGTGACTAAGGTCCAGTTCTTCCAGCTGCACACTTGCTGCGGCCAGCGCAGAGCACACGCCGCTGGGCGTCTCCATCCCTGTGTTGCGCAGCGCTAAAACTTGGAGGGCCGGGAACTTGCTCGGACACAGAGCAGAGATCAGCCCTCTCTCGCCCAGTTCGGGGTTGTCAGACAGGTCTAAGGTGGCAAGGGCGGGGAAGACTCGGACCTGTTCGCAGGAAAAGTTGAGTGAGTGTGCCTGAGCAATACTCAATACCTGGAGTCCAGGCTTTAGCCACTGCTGAAGTTCTCCGAGCCAGGCATCCCCTGTCGCCCAAGACACGTTGCGGAGATGCAAGGTGTTGAGATCGGGTCCGGTGGCTTCCAGAAGCGGCGGCAGCGTGGTGCCGGTTACCTCGAGGTTTTCAAGAGTCAGTTCCTTGAGGCTGGAATACCCGAGCATACGCAGGACTCCGAATAGCATCGGAGCAGGAACCCGCGCGTCCCCCACGGTAAGCCGCTGCCAGGGCAGGGACCTGACCACATCTGCGTACTGCCGAAGGTCTGCTTCGGTGTCCACACGCTTCAGAAAATGCTCCAGGCTGCGACCGCCGCCGTAGAACTCCACATCCACCGCCCCGGTACACAGAAAAGCGCTGGACCAATCCGGCTGCGGATCTGAGAAGTTGCAGACGCAGCGGACACCGTCCTCATCCAGCTCGCAGGGTTCTGGCGTGGCGGGAGAGGCATGCGCCAGCGTCAGTAGCAACAGCAGCAAGCCAAGCACACGTTCCTGAGGGAACAGCAGTGGTCAGGGAGACTCCAGTCCCTGGGGTTCCTCAGGTGGCCCCGGTTCCACCCCAAGACTCACCATGGTAGTTTCTACGGGCCCAGGCCGGCTCTGAAAACGGCTTCAGTTTCTTTCCTGAACAGCGATGTTCTCTGGCTTTCAGGTTCCACGCGCTTGTTTGCCCTCTTTGGCAGGCCCTGTGAGTTTATGTAATCGTGGGATGTCACCCTGTCCCCTCCACTGTGAACTCTGATCACTTCCCCACTTCTCTTCCTCCTAACAGCCCTGCTCACTTCTAGTAAATATTGCAATGAAGTATTTTACAGGGAGGTACCAAAACAGGAAGAATTCTTCATGGCATTAGGGCACTCGGTGCCAGGAGGATGACCTAAGCGCTTCGGGCTTGTCTGGTACATACAGGAAAAGGATGAACCACACCAGTGCTTTTAGTCAGCATTCTACTGCCCAATCCCagagattcagctccatttccccCTACTCTTAGTTTCTAACAATTTCGCACCATCCAGATCCAAGTCCTTGATTTTCCTCAAGAATGTGCCTGGACGTTTGTGGAAAGACTGTGAACTTATCCATGGATTCCAGAGGGAGAATGAATTCAAGGCTGAGAGCTAGCATGAAGAACAACCCTCTTTTCTATCTTATTACCTTGTttaagccaccatgcccagcttgtttaatactttcctttgtcctttttttttttttttttttttttttaaagacagggtttctctgtgtagccctggctgtcctggaactcactctgtagaccaggctggcctcaaactcacagagatctacctgcctctgcctcccaattgctgggattaaaggcgtgtgccaccattgcccagctaataattaaaaaaaaggggggggagagCTAGGCTAAtggggcataccttta
This Peromyscus eremicus chromosome 19, PerEre_H2_v1, whole genome shotgun sequence DNA region includes the following protein-coding sequences:
- the Cd14 gene encoding monocyte differentiation antigen CD14 → MAQPYLNGVAKVLKPAQLLDKDPAKLSRMMAAMPLLERVLGLLLLLLTLAHASPATPEPCELDEDGVRCVCNFSDPQPDWSSAFLCTGAVDVEFYGGGRSLEHFLKRVDTEADLRQYADVVRSLPWQRLTVGDARVPAPMLFGVLRMLGYSSLKELTLENLEVTGTTLPPLLEATGPDLNTLHLRNVSWATGDAWLGELQQWLKPGLQVLSIAQAHSLNFSCEQVRVFPALATLDLSDNPELGERGLISALCPSKFPALQVLALRNTGMETPSGVCSALAAASVQLEELDLSHNSLRDTAGAPGCDWPSKLNSLNLSFTELEQVPKGLPAVLSVLDLSHNRLDRKPRPDELPKVDKLSLKGNPFLTPEPHSEEYNSGVVTAPVHSSLAVCVSGTLAVLQGVSLFT